Sequence from the uncultured Flavobacterium sp. genome:
GATTTCTATGGGAAAAAAATACGTGTTGCTTTTTATTTTATTGTCTTTTAAGGTTGCTTTTGCACAACAGGAAACTACATTCGTTGGAATAGTACTGGATTCGAAAACACAAAATCCTTTAGAAAATGTTGTTGTAAGTATTCAAAATTCGGCAGCGACAGAACTCACAAACAAAAACGGAAAATTTGAATTACATTCTGTAAAAACAGGCGAACAATTGCTTTTGCTACACAGTCAGGGCTATAAAGATTTACTTTTAAAAGTCCAGTCAAACTTTGGGCAAAAAGTAAATTTAGGAATACTTCAATTAGAAGATCGCTTTTCAGACGAAACACCTTCAGCCTTAATTTCTTTATTAGAAAGCGATTTATCAGACGATAGCAGTTCATCAGAAATGACTTCCGGTTTATTACAATCCTCAAAAGATGCTTTTATGCAAGCGTCCGCATTCAATTGGGGTCAAGCCCGATTTAGAGTTCGTGGTTTAGATAGTGAAAACGGAACCATGATGCTAAACGGCATGGTGATGAACAAAATCTATGACGGAAGACCACAATGGAGCAATTGGGGCGGTTTGAATAACGTGCTAAGAAATCAGGAATTCTCTGTTGGAGCAGCAGCTTCAAACTATACATTTGGTGGCGTTTTGGGAACACAGCAAATATTTACCCGAGCTTCAACGTATCGAAAAGGCACACAACTAACATTCTCAGGAAGCAATACAACTTACAATTTACGAGCAATTGGTACTTATGTCTCAGGAATGAATGCTTCTGGTTGGGCATTTGCGATTTCGGCAGGAAAACGTTGGTCAGGAGAAGGCTATTTTGAAGGAACAAATTTTGACGCAGAATCCTTTTTTATAAGCGTAGAAAAGAAATTAAACAAAAGACAATCTTTAAATTTTACCGGATTTTATACACCAAGTTCTCGCGCAAAAAACTCGGCAAACACAAATGAAGTAACACAATTAACGAACGAGAAATACAATTCATATTGGGGCTTTCAGAATGATGAGAAACGAAATGCCAGAATTAAGAAAGTCGAAGAACCGTTGTTAATGCTTAATCATTATTTTAAGATCAATGAAAAAACAAATCTGAATTCGAGCGTAATGTATCAGTTTGGAAAAGTAGGAAACAGCACCATAGATTATCAAAACACAAACAGCCCGGATCCTACTTATTATCGGAAATTACCAAGTTATTACAGTTCTCTTTATGCAAAAGATAATGGAGAATTCTCAGGAGAATTTACGCCGGATTATGAAAGTGCCGAGAAAAGTAAAATATCATTTCTCAAAAATCCTCAAATAGATTGGGAAGCAATATATCAGGCAAATCAAAAGCCAATTATAAATTCTAATGGAGTGATTACAGGTTATGAAGCTTCGCAAAGTCATTATGTTTTATATGAAGATCGAACCGACGATAATACAATTGCGGCAAATTCAAATTTAAACATACAGTTTTCAGAAAATAGTGCTTTTGATGGCGGACTTACCTTTAGAAATTTGAAATCCCATCAGTTTCAATATCTTTTAGATTTACTTGGAGGACAATATTTTGAAGATAAAGATACTTTTTACAGCGGAGATGCAGCACAATCAGATTCGCAAAATCCGAATCGTCAAGTAAAAGAAGGTGATATTTATGGCTATAATTATAATTTTACAGCAACTACAATTGATGCTTTTACGCAGTTTAAATTCTCCTATAAGAAGGTTGATTTTTATTTAGGACAATCTTATTCCTTTTCAAATTATCAAAGAGAAGGATTGTATCAAAACGGAATTTATCCAACATCTTCTCTTGGCAAAAGTGAAAAAGTCAATTTTGAAAATTTTGGTTTTAAAGGCGGATTCACGTATAAAATTTCAGGAAAACAGTGGTTGTTTTTTAACGGAATGCATCTTACAAGAGCGCCATCACTTCGGAACACATTTTCGAATTCACGTTTAAATAATTCTGTTGTTGACGGAATCGAAAATGAAAATATCAGTAGTGCCGAAGCGAATTATGTTTATCATTCTCCGAGGCTTAAAATGCGATTTACAGGATATTATACTTTGATAAAAAACACAACCAAAACTTCCTTTTTTTACGCCGAAGGAATTTTTGACAGAGGCGCAAGTTATAATAGTACAGATGCTTTTGTCAGCCAGACTTTAACTCATTTAGACAAGAAAAATATTGGGCTTGAACTGAGTTTTGAATATCAAATTTCAATAACATTAAAATCGACTTTTTCTGCTGCTTATGGCAATTATACCTACAATAGTAACCCAAATGTTTCAATAACAAATGATGCAAATGTAGCCAAAGGAGACAGTCAGGCAACTTTTGATTTTGGAGAATCTTATCTTAAAAATTACAAACAATCAGGCATGCCGCAACAAGCCTATTCATTTGGATTGGAATATCGAGATCCGAAATATTGGTGGCTGGCATCGAACATTAATTATATAGCGGAAAGTTATATCGATGTTTCACCCATTGCAAGAACAGCAAGGTTTTATAAAAATTCGATAAGCGGTCTGGTCTTTCCCGAAGCGACAGAAGAGCGCACATTTACATTATTAAAACAAGAAAAATTTGATCCAATGGTACTTTTAAATGTTTCCGGAGGGAAGTCGTGGAGAATCTCCCGAAAATACATTGGGCTTTTTGCGAGCATAAATAATGTTTTGGATTTAACTTATAAAACAGGCGGTTTTGAACAAGCCAGAAATGCCAATTTTAGAGCACTTAATCAAGATGTATCAAGTGGAACGCCGTCTTTTGGACCCAAATATTTTTACGGATACGGACGAACTTATTTCGTGAATCTGACCATCAGTTTATAAAAATTTAAAAACATATTTCTAATGAAAAATAGATTCTTAATTCTCTTTTTAGCATCATTATTCGCCTTTTTTTATAGTTGTAATAATGAAGTTGAAATTCCAAAATTAGCATGTACACAACCTGATTTAACGATAAATCAAACGGTTCAAAAAGTCAAAGATATGTCAGGTTTAGTTCCCAAACAATACAGTTATAATGATGTAATTGAGGCATACGTTGTATCAAGTGATCAGGAAGGAAACTTTTTTAAGGCAATTTCATTTCAAACTTTGGCAACGGACAAAACACCAGCAATAGGATTTAGTATTCCGGTTGATGTTTCAAATTCCTATATTGATTTTCGTATTGGAAATAAAGTTTACATAAAACTTAAAAATCAGTTTACAGATCTGTATTTTGAAGGTTTACGCATCGGAAGTTTGTATGTAAGTAATGCCGGAGATCCAACAATTGGGAGGGTTTCGCAAAATGATTATAAAAATGTATTAAATGCTTCCTGTACAATTATTGATGAAAGTCAGTTGGTTCAGACGGTTTCTATTGAAGAAGCATTAAACGAAAGTAAACTCAATACATTAATAGAATTAATAAATGTGCAATTTACGGAAGCAGCAATTGGACGACATTATTTTGAAGAATCAAATAATGTTGGAGGTTCTACAAATTGGAATTTAAGAGATAAAACAGGAAATCAAATTATATTCAGAACAAGTGGTTATGCCAGTTTTGCAGATCATTTTGTACCCGAAGGAAGTGGAAAAGTCAGAGGGATATTGACAAAATTTGGATCAGATTATCAATTGATGATCAGGTCAGAAGAGGATGTAGAAATGAACGGGAAAAGAAACATTCCGTTTTTTGATGAAGATTTTCAAACGGTAAAGAATAATGTGAATTTTGCTTTGCCGGGTTGGAGTAATATTGTGCAAAAAGCTTCAAAATTATGGAAAAGCATGTTGTATGCCGGAAACGGATATGCAGAGTTTAATACAACAAGTACAACAGCTGCCGAAAATGTTGCATGGCTCGTAACTCCAAAAATCAATTTAGGCGATTATAAAAATGTGGTATTTTCTTTTAGAAGCGCACAACATGATTTAAAAGTTGATTCGCCATTGAATTCATTAGAAGTTTATGTGTCAACAGACTTTAACGGATCAAGTGTTACTAAAGCAAATTGGACAAAACTAGAGGCTAATTTTCCATCATTGTCAACGCCTTCGCGACAGTTTATAAGTTCAGGAGGAATTGATTTGTCTTCATATTCGGGAAATATTCATATTGCATTTAAATACATCGGATCTGGAAAAGATAAAACGCTTAACGGTGCTTTTATGGTGGATGATGTTAGAATTTTTGGCGAAAAGTAGGTTGTGTTTTCTTTAAAAATATATTTAAAGTGTTGATTTTTAGATAATAATTTAATAGTGTACTGTTTTTGAGATTTAAACTGTTAAAAATTGATAGAATTTTGTATTTTGGTCATCCCAAACTAATACAAATACTACATGAAAACCTACTTTATCGCCATCATGATGATGGTTTTACCATGCATGCTGCACAGTCAGGACAGCCCGGTTCGATTAAAACAAATTAACATTGTCAAAACAAATTATCAAAACTCTAAAGATGGAGAAATCGTAAATAAAACGGTTTTGTTCAAAGACGGAAAAATCCAGACTATTACAACTTCTGATGTTATACAGCATTTCTTTTACAATCCTAAAGGACTTTTGGATATGACCGTAAAAGACAAAGTTGGAAGTGATTGGAAAGAAGTCGTAAATTACTCTTATGATGCTGATAATAACATTACAAAATTTGTAAAGAAATATCAGGAAGGACCTGATTATATTACTAAAGTTGTGACATTTGCTTATGAAGGCGCAAGGATAAAAGTAACAACTAAAAAAAGTACAAATCATCAGAATTTAGTTGATGATATAGAATATATCGTTGAAAACGGAATTATCGTAAGACGTACTTCACGTGATAGAAATAAAGCAATTATTGGTAAAATCGAATATGTTTACACCAATGATAATGTTGTAAAACATAAAGGTTTGGTTGGAGATAAAATTTCTAAAACCTATACTTTTGATGACAAAAAATCTGTAGATCAGTTAATTGTTCAAAGTCTTTTTGGAGATAATTATAAAGTAATTGTACCGATGATTTCTTATCATGAAGACGAATTTAGTTTTGAAGCAATCTCTTATAATAACGAAGTAAACTTTAGTCCATCGTCTGCAGTTTTAGTTGCTGTAAGTAGAAAATACAAATACAATAAATTAAATTTTCCGATTTCATGTTCTCAAATTGAAGAAAATGGAATTGTAAAAACTGAAAAAACATTTATTTACGAATAGTTTTTGTCTTTCGACTTAATTTAAAAACCATTTAAAAATTAGATTTTATTGAGATTAAGTTCTTGATATTTTTAATTTTTGAATGGTTTCTGTTTTTAGGAAACATGATAAAATGCTAATAAGAACTTAAAAAAGAAATTCTGTAAGCGTTAGTACCTTACAAATCATTAAATTTGCACCTTATTCAAAGCTATGTTAGAAAAAGAAGTTATAAATTTTGAGAGAACAGCCATTGTTGGTATTGTGACTCAAAACCAAAGTGAGGAAAAACTTAACGAATATCTGGATGAATTGGAGTTTTTGACTTTTACCGCTGGTGGTGAAGTTATTAAACGCTTTTCTCAAAAAATGGAGCGCCCAAACCCAAAGACTTTTGTTGGAACAGGAAAAATAGAAGAAATCAATCTTTTTGTAAAAGAACATGATATATCGACTTTAATATTTGATGACGAATTATCACCATCGCAGCAAAAAAATATTTCTAAAATTATAGATTGTAAAATCTTGGACAGAACCAATTTGATTCTGGATATTTTTGCGCAAAGAGCCGAAACTTCATACGCAAGAACTCAGGTTGAGTTGGCGCAATGTATCTATTTATTGCCAAGACTTTCGGGATTATGGACACACCTTGAGCGTCAAAAAGGTGGTATTGGTATGCGTGGTCCGGGAGAAACGGAGATCGAAACCGATAGACGTATTGTACGTGACAGAATTTCGTTATTGAAAGATAAAATCAAAACGATTGACAAACAAATGGGTGTTCAACGAAGCAATCGTGGCGCGATGGTGCGTGTTGCATTAGTTGGTTATACCAATGTTGGAAAATCGACTTTGATGAATGCTGTTGGTAAAAGTGATGTTTTTGTTGAAAATAAATTGTTTGCAACTCTGGATACAACAGTTCGAAAAGTGGTTATTAAAAACTTGCCATTTTTGCTTTCAGACACTGTAGGATTTATTAGAAAATTGCCAACACAATTGGTTGATTCTTTTAAAAGTACGCTTGATGAAGTTCGTGAAGCAGATTTGTTGTTGCACATTGTAGACATTTCGCATCCTGATTTTGAAGATCATATTGAATCTGTAAATCAGACTTTGCAGGATATAAAAGCACATGAAAAACCAGTTATAATGGTTTTTAATAAAATCGATGCTTATAAACATTTGACGATTGATGAAGATGATTTAATGACGGAAAAAACGCCAAGACATTATACACTTGATGAGTGGAAAACGACTTGGATGCATCGTTTAGGCGAAGATAATGCACTGTTTATTTCGGCGACGAATAAAGAAAATTTTGAGGAGTTTAGAGAAAGAGTTTATGAAGCTGTTCGTCAGATTCATATCACGAGATTTCCTTATAATAAATTCTTGTATCCGGATTATAAAGACGCAATCGAAAAAGAAGAAGAACAAGATCAAGAATAAATAGAAATTTTTACAGCAAAGAGCGCAAAGATTTTTATATTGAAAGTATCTCATAAAACACAAAGTTCGCAAAGCTAAATCTATATAGCTTTGCGAACTTTGTGTTTATTAAGCGCAATCTAAGAAAAGACTTTTGCGCTTTTTGCGGTAAAATACAGTTTCAGATTAAAATCCGAAATTAACTCCTAAGCCAAATACTTCTCTCGTTTGAAAACCTTGAAAAGCATTGTCATCATAAATTGCCTGAAAGGATAAATTAGCAGATAAAAATTTATTTACTTTCATGATAATATTCAATGAGTAATTGATATCTACGTTTTGAGGATCTTCTAAATAGTTAGAATATAAATTCAGAATATTTTCGGCAGTCACGTTGGTCATAATGGCTAATTTGTAATAAACAGAAGCATAAAAACCAAGTTCGTAACGCATCGTTTTATTCGCGTCTACACCAAAATAATCTCCACTAACATAAGGTAAACCTGTTGCCTGATCGATACCTGAAGTATAAGCACCATCAACAAAAGTGAACTTTGAGGTTAAAGGCGCAAAATTTATTTTCAGATTATCATCTTTTGTCCAGTAAATACCGGGACCGGTAGTAAGATAACCCGGAGACATGAATTTTGTATTTTCCGTTCTGATTTCTTTTCCATTCTCATCTTTTCCATACAAATAACCAGTTGAGAATTGAGTTCTGAAATTTAGAAAATAAGAGTAATACCATTGACCAAAAGCCTTTTTTCCAAGAATTGAATTGAATTCAAAGCGGTCATCAGTTTTCTTTTCGAAGTCAGCATTTTTAGTTTGCAAAAGTCCGTAAGACGCTAAAACTTTGTTGTCCCAGGTAAGATCGTTCTTTTTGTAATTGAAATCATAGTTGATTCCTAAAGTACCTGAAAAACTATCTTCACCTCCAGCAATCCAATTGTTGAAGCTTGATTGATTTAATAAAAGAGAAACGGTTCCTTTTGTTTTCCAGCCTTCACCTTCGATAGTGTCATTTATTTTCTTGACTGCTTTTTCGGTATTCTGAATTAATTCTTTTTCTGAATTTTGGGCTTGAACAAAAGTTAAGTTCGCTAAAACGAAGAGTAATAAAGCTAGCTTTCTCATGGTTTTTAATTTAAGTGTATTAACAAATATACTAAAAACCGAGAAAAGGTGTAGGATTTATTGTCTATAAAAGGAAGTTATTTCTTGGATTCTTTGTATAAAGGTACTGCAGAACAAGCTTCGCCATACATAATGCTTCTTGCAAATGGCTGTAAGTAAGTTGTCGCCAAAATATACGCGCGCATAGGAACTGGTTTTCTGGAACAGCCTTTTACAATAACGGGTTTGCTTTTGTATGCCGAGTAATCAATTGTAGGCAAGATTTCTTCGTATAAACTAGCGTCAAGATCTTCTATTGTTCCATTTACTACTTTTTTGGCAAATGGAGCTAATTGTACTGCTACTAAAATTAATGCCCAAGCAGGAACTATAGCATCTGTACTGCAATTTACTGCCACATATTGATCTTGATATTGTGACCAATCGTGATTTTTTAAATGCTCTCTAAAGTCTTTTTCTTTCAATAAAAAACCTTCTAAAAGCCATTGCGAAATATCAATTTGCACA
This genomic interval carries:
- a CDS encoding DUF5689 domain-containing protein, yielding MKNRFLILFLASLFAFFYSCNNEVEIPKLACTQPDLTINQTVQKVKDMSGLVPKQYSYNDVIEAYVVSSDQEGNFFKAISFQTLATDKTPAIGFSIPVDVSNSYIDFRIGNKVYIKLKNQFTDLYFEGLRIGSLYVSNAGDPTIGRVSQNDYKNVLNASCTIIDESQLVQTVSIEEALNESKLNTLIELINVQFTEAAIGRHYFEESNNVGGSTNWNLRDKTGNQIIFRTSGYASFADHFVPEGSGKVRGILTKFGSDYQLMIRSEEDVEMNGKRNIPFFDEDFQTVKNNVNFALPGWSNIVQKASKLWKSMLYAGNGYAEFNTTSTTAAENVAWLVTPKINLGDYKNVVFSFRSAQHDLKVDSPLNSLEVYVSTDFNGSSVTKANWTKLEANFPSLSTPSRQFISSGGIDLSSYSGNIHIAFKYIGSGKDKTLNGAFMVDDVRIFGEK
- a CDS encoding carboxypeptidase-like regulatory domain-containing protein → MGKKYVLLFILLSFKVAFAQQETTFVGIVLDSKTQNPLENVVVSIQNSAATELTNKNGKFELHSVKTGEQLLLLHSQGYKDLLLKVQSNFGQKVNLGILQLEDRFSDETPSALISLLESDLSDDSSSSEMTSGLLQSSKDAFMQASAFNWGQARFRVRGLDSENGTMMLNGMVMNKIYDGRPQWSNWGGLNNVLRNQEFSVGAAASNYTFGGVLGTQQIFTRASTYRKGTQLTFSGSNTTYNLRAIGTYVSGMNASGWAFAISAGKRWSGEGYFEGTNFDAESFFISVEKKLNKRQSLNFTGFYTPSSRAKNSANTNEVTQLTNEKYNSYWGFQNDEKRNARIKKVEEPLLMLNHYFKINEKTNLNSSVMYQFGKVGNSTIDYQNTNSPDPTYYRKLPSYYSSLYAKDNGEFSGEFTPDYESAEKSKISFLKNPQIDWEAIYQANQKPIINSNGVITGYEASQSHYVLYEDRTDDNTIAANSNLNIQFSENSAFDGGLTFRNLKSHQFQYLLDLLGGQYFEDKDTFYSGDAAQSDSQNPNRQVKEGDIYGYNYNFTATTIDAFTQFKFSYKKVDFYLGQSYSFSNYQREGLYQNGIYPTSSLGKSEKVNFENFGFKGGFTYKISGKQWLFFNGMHLTRAPSLRNTFSNSRLNNSVVDGIENENISSAEANYVYHSPRLKMRFTGYYTLIKNTTKTSFFYAEGIFDRGASYNSTDAFVSQTLTHLDKKNIGLELSFEYQISITLKSTFSAAYGNYTYNSNPNVSITNDANVAKGDSQATFDFGESYLKNYKQSGMPQQAYSFGLEYRDPKYWWLASNINYIAESYIDVSPIARTARFYKNSISGLVFPEATEERTFTLLKQEKFDPMVLLNVSGGKSWRISRKYIGLFASINNVLDLTYKTGGFEQARNANFRALNQDVSSGTPSFGPKYFYGYGRTYFVNLTISL
- the hflX gene encoding GTPase HflX, yielding MLEKEVINFERTAIVGIVTQNQSEEKLNEYLDELEFLTFTAGGEVIKRFSQKMERPNPKTFVGTGKIEEINLFVKEHDISTLIFDDELSPSQQKNISKIIDCKILDRTNLILDIFAQRAETSYARTQVELAQCIYLLPRLSGLWTHLERQKGGIGMRGPGETEIETDRRIVRDRISLLKDKIKTIDKQMGVQRSNRGAMVRVALVGYTNVGKSTLMNAVGKSDVFVENKLFATLDTTVRKVVIKNLPFLLSDTVGFIRKLPTQLVDSFKSTLDEVREADLLLHIVDISHPDFEDHIESVNQTLQDIKAHEKPVIMVFNKIDAYKHLTIDEDDLMTEKTPRHYTLDEWKTTWMHRLGEDNALFISATNKENFEEFRERVYEAVRQIHITRFPYNKFLYPDYKDAIEKEEEQDQE
- a CDS encoding DUF3078 domain-containing protein — its product is MRKLALLLFVLANLTFVQAQNSEKELIQNTEKAVKKINDTIEGEGWKTKGTVSLLLNQSSFNNWIAGGEDSFSGTLGINYDFNYKKNDLTWDNKVLASYGLLQTKNADFEKKTDDRFEFNSILGKKAFGQWYYSYFLNFRTQFSTGYLYGKDENGKEIRTENTKFMSPGYLTTGPGIYWTKDDNLKINFAPLTSKFTFVDGAYTSGIDQATGLPYVSGDYFGVDANKTMRYELGFYASVYYKLAIMTNVTAENILNLYSNYLEDPQNVDINYSLNIIMKVNKFLSANLSFQAIYDDNAFQGFQTREVFGLGVNFGF
- a CDS encoding DUF2480 family protein, which gives rise to MEEIINKVANSALEVFDLEDYYPKGARVQIDISQWLLEGFLLKEKDFREHLKNHDWSQYQDQYVAVNCSTDAIVPAWALILVAVQLAPFAKKVVNGTIEDLDASLYEEILPTIDYSAYKSKPVIVKGCSRKPVPMRAYILATTYLQPFARSIMYGEACSAVPLYKESKK